From one Candidatus Parcubacteria bacterium genomic stretch:
- a CDS encoding glycosyltransferase family 4 protein, which translates to MRLLILTQKVDREDPILGFFHRWLEEFARSVDFVTVICLERGKVSLPKNVKVLSLGKEKKTWRIVRLFRFYKYILAERNKYDAVFVHMNPEYVILGGLFWKALRKRVALWYMHKAVNWRLRGALALTDLVFTGSAESFRIASSKVHVLGHGIDTEYFKPAEKKSVETPPERQFRVLSVSRIAPVKDIMTLVRAIQELRGRATLPVTLMVVGLPVTDVDREYFDEIKTYIKRHDLGSLVRFVGGVGYQDIVKYYQAADVFVNTSQTGSLDKTVLEAMACNTPVLTSNESFKGVLDETYFFPQGGHRELAGKIELLALGDNGQSSGNHLRGSIERDHSVVRLIPRIVQLLS; encoded by the coding sequence ATGCGATTACTGATACTTACCCAGAAGGTCGATCGGGAGGATCCCATCCTCGGTTTCTTTCATCGTTGGCTCGAGGAATTCGCGCGTTCCGTGGATTTTGTCACGGTCATCTGCCTGGAGCGGGGCAAGGTATCTCTCCCTAAGAACGTGAAGGTGCTCTCCCTTGGCAAGGAGAAGAAGACCTGGCGCATCGTGCGGCTCTTCCGGTTTTATAAATACATCCTTGCGGAGCGCAACAAGTACGACGCGGTCTTCGTGCACATGAATCCGGAGTACGTGATTCTCGGCGGCCTCTTTTGGAAGGCGCTCCGCAAACGCGTTGCTCTCTGGTACATGCACAAGGCGGTCAACTGGCGTCTGCGCGGGGCGCTCGCACTCACCGACCTGGTGTTCACTGGTTCAGCAGAGAGCTTCCGTATCGCTTCTTCTAAGGTGCACGTCCTGGGACATGGTATCGATACCGAATACTTCAAGCCCGCGGAGAAGAAGAGCGTAGAGACGCCGCCCGAGCGCCAGTTCCGCGTACTCTCGGTGAGTCGTATCGCTCCGGTGAAAGACATCATGACCCTTGTTCGAGCTATCCAGGAACTCCGCGGGCGAGCGACGCTTCCGGTGACCCTCATGGTGGTAGGGCTTCCGGTGACGGACGTGGACAGGGAATACTTCGATGAGATAAAGACTTACATCAAGAGACACGACCTCGGGAGCTTGGTGCGTTTCGTGGGCGGCGTGGGGTACCAGGATATCGTGAAGTACTACCAAGCGGCGGATGTGTTCGTGAATACGAGTCAGACCGGCTCGCTCGACAAGACCGTGCTCGAAGCTATGGCCTGCAACACTCCGGTCCTTACTTCAAACGAGAGCTTCAAGGGCGTGCTCGACGAGACCTACTTCTTCCCGCAAGGAGGGCACCGTGAGCTGGCCGGTAAGATCGAGCTCCTGGCGCTCGGGGACAACGGCCAGAGCAGCGGCAATCACCTGCGCGGCTCCATCGAGCGCGATCACAGCGTCGTGCGGCTCATCCCGCGCATAGTACAATTGCTCTCATGA